The sequence below is a genomic window from Streptomyces sudanensis.
CCCATCCACCACGTCGGCGGGTCCCCGGCACCGGACACCGGCACGGCAGGTGCCACGGAGGAGGACGCCTGGACCGGGGTCTCCACGCTGACGGAGCGGTGCCGGCTCCTCGACGAGCGCACGGCTGAGGTACGGGCCGGGCTGGAGACCGACCGGGTGCGTCGGGCGCGTCGGCGCAAGGTTGTCCTCGCGGAGCTGTGCGACATCCAGGCCGGGCCGTCACACGCCTTGCTGGCGCCGAGGGATCGGACGCCGCACGGCACCGTGCCGGTCGTCTCCCCCAAGCACCTGAGGGACGGAGAGGTGAGCGAGGGCGGTGACGAGCGTGTCTCCGCGGGACTCGCCGAACGGCTGAAGCGCTACCGACTCGAGGCAGACGACATCGTCTGCGTACGCACGGGTGTCATGAAGCCACCCGCCCTGGTGCGGGGGCACCAGACGGGATGGCTCATGAGCTCCAACGTGGTCAGGCTCCGCTGCCACGAGAGGGCTGAGGTCCTGCCCGGCTACCTGCTCGCCGTGCTGAGTCGCCCGGACGCCCTCGACTGGGTCAAGGACCGCGCGGCCGCCACTGCCGCACCGTTCATCACCAAGGCGGTGCTGCAGAGCCAGGAAGTCCTGCTGCCGCCCCTCGACGTGCAGCGGGAGGTCGCCGAGCTGCTCGCCGTTCTCCGGGAGCGGTCCAGCGCCCACCGGGAGCTGGCGGGAGCGGTCGCCTCGGCCCAGAGACTGCTCGCCGAAGAGCTGACGGGCGTTCCGTCCGCCATCCGCCCCACCGTGTGACCTGCGCAGAGCGACCCACAGAGGCAACGAAAGGAACTCACGGTCATGACCAGGTCCAATGCCGCGCACGCATCCCCGTCCGTCATCCGGGCGCTCTGGCTGCTCGTCATCGTCCTCTTCTCCACGCTGGTCGCCGTCTGCGTGGGCGCGCTGAAGCACGCGACCGGCACGCGCTTCGCTGACGTGGTTCTCTGCGCGGGCAACGCGTTCGGCGCGACGGCGGGGCTCTGCTTCGGCGCGGTGGGAGCAGTCGCGGTGCTTCGGAGCGGGACAGCGGGTAACGCCGACCTCGACACGGTGGAGTCCGAGCGCCCCGTCCGGTGACCGGCGGCCGACGAGACTCGGCCCCTGCCGCGCTTGCCCACGGGAGATTCGGCAACGAACAAGGCCCCGGCCGCCGACCGGGGCCTTCCGCATGGAGCGGGTGACGGGAATCGAACCCGCGCTCTGAAAGAGGCTCAGTGATCTCGGGTCTGAGCTACGGCATTCTCGAGCGGGGTAGCGGGCTGCTACCCGATCGCGGGGCACCGGCGTTGACCGTGACTGACCTCTGCATCCGGCACGGTCGTGGCACGAACCTCAGCCGACGACGGTCAGCCACGACGGCGGGCGCGCCGACCGACCAGGCACGCGTGTGTGTTTCGCTGCACCCCCGCCGGCCTCAGCCGCGCTACTGGCTTGCGCCGTCGACCAGAGCAACCCGCGACGGCCGGCACCGTCACGACGGAGCGTGAGCTATCAGCTGGGGAATCACCGCCACCCATTTTGGCCGCCTAATTTCTGACCTGCTAAAACGTTCTCCGCGGCGGCACTGGTGGACGGTCTGGCGATATCCTCGTTCACCGCTGTTCATCGCTGTTCATCGCTGTTCACCGCTCCGAAGGGCACGACCGGGGCGCGGTGCCAGAACATTGAGCAGGTGCCTGCGGGGGTGGGGAAGTCGGAGCGAGCGCGGATGCGTCTCCGGATCGCCGTCCCGGACTCGATCGGAAAGTCGGCTTCGAGGACTCCCTCCGCTGCTCGATCAGTCCCCGCACCCGCTACGTCTTCCGCGTGGACGTCCAGCCTTGGCGGCGGAGGTTTTCGAAGCCGTCCAGGAGGAGGTCCAGGGTGAATTCGAACTCGAACTGGTCGTCGCAGCCGCCACCGACCGTGGAGCCCCCGTCGTGCGCGGCCGTCGCGGCCAGTTCCGCGATGTGCGGGTAGCGCGCCGCCAGGCCGGGGTCCGGTGGGCCGGAGGGGGCGGAGGTGTCGAACAGTTCCTGGCTGAAGCCGAGGAGGCGGCTGCCCATCGCGTGCATGGCGTGATGCGTGAGGTCGGCGGAGAGGCCGCCGTCCCGGAAGCTCCCGGCCATCGAGTCCAGGTACGCGAGCACGGCCGGGGTGGGGCCGGTCCGCGACTCGATGACCCGCGCCGCCCAGGGGTGGCGCAGCAGGACCCGCCGGGCCGAGAGGATCCGCCCGCGGACCACGCGCTGCCAGTCGGGGCCCGGGGCCGGCGGGTCGATCTCGCCGACGACGGCGTCGACCATGCCGTCGAGCAACTCCTCCTTGTTGGCCACGTGCTTGTAGAGGGCCATCGGTACGACGCCCAGCTCCTGCGCGAGCCTGCGCATGCTGAGCGCGTCGATGCCGGTGGCGTCGGCGAGCGCGACGGCGGCGCGCAGGACGCGGTCCCTGTTCAGGGGGATCCGCTGCGTGCGCGCGGCTTCCTGCGGGGTCACTTCCGTTCGGCCCCTTCCCTCCTCGACGGCCTTCTCCTTGACGAGTGTACGACGTACACCTATGGTCATTGTCAGGTGTACGACGTACACCACCATTGAACAAGGGGGCTGGAGAAGATGAGTCCGGACCGGAGAACCGCGGTGGCCGCCGGGTCGCTGTTCCTGTTGACCGAGGGCGCCGCGATAGCCGGGGCGATCCTGTACCGCCCCTTGTTGGGCGCCGCGGACGGCCGGCTCGCGCAGGGTGCCGACACGCAGGCACTGCTCGGGGCGCTCTGCGAGATGGTGTTGGTGGTGGCGGTGGCCGGTACCGGGGCGGCGCTGTTCCCCGTCCTGCGGCGCCACGGCGAGGGGCTCGCGCTCGGGTACGCCTTCGGGCGGCTGCTGGAGGCAGCCGTCATCGCCCTCGGGATCGTCGCCGTCCTGGCGCTCGTCACCCTGCGGCGGGACGCGGGGACGGCGGACGGCGCCGATGCCGCGCTGGTGGCCGTGCACGACTGGACGTTCCTGCTCGGGCCCAACATCGCCCTCGGCCTGAACACTGTCCTGCTCGCGTACCTGGCGTACCGCGCACGGCTCGTACCGCGCTTCATCGCCGTGCTCGGGCTGGTCGGTGGACCACTGATCTGCGCCTCGGCCGTCGCCGTGGTGTTCGGGGCCTACGCGCAGCTCTCCGTGGCGGGGGCAGCCGCCGCGCTCCCGGTGTTCGCCTGGGAGCTGGGACTGGCCGGGTGGCTGCTCGTCAGGGGATTCGGACCCGGCTCAGACAGCGCGTCCCGGGCAGACGGAGAAGTGGCTGATCCGGCAGGTGCCCGTCGGTGAGGCCGACCCGAGCCTGACGACCGCGCCGTCGTTGTCACCGCCCGCCCATCGCCGTGAAGGACTGGGAGATCTGGACAACGAACAAGGCCCTGGCCCCATGACCAGGGCCTTCGCTATGGAGCGGGTGACGGGAATCGAACCCGCGCTCTGAGCTTGGGAATCACCGACGCCTACGGCCACTTCGAGGCTGTGACCTGCTGAAACAGTTCTCCTGGACGGAGCGTAGTGCCCCTACGGGGAACCGCTGTTGACCGCTGTTCTCCGCTCCATCTGGTGCACTTCTGGTGCGGCCATGGTGCCCACACCACGGCCGCACCTTTTGATCCGTAGCTCTACAGAGATCGGTCGCTGGCGGTCATACAGGTCGCGCATCGGCCCTGCGGGGATGCTACGGGGCGGGGCCGGTTGCTGTGGTTGCTGTACCCGGTTGCTGTACAGCAGGATCCCGGTGGGGGTGAGGGCGGTGGAGCGGGGCCTACTTGAGCGGCTGCTTGTCGGCAGTGACGAGGCGTCCGTGGCTGCTCTGGCTGCGCTTCGCGGCGGTGGTTCTCACGCCGTCTGGGACGGGGCTACGTCTGCTGAGTCGCTCTTCCATGTGTATGCACGTCGGCTGCGGTACACGCGTCGCCGGGGTGTCGAGACCACGAACCTGGCCCGGGCCATGGAACTGCTCGGCCGGCATCGGTACCCGGTTCGTCTGGGGCAGATCATGGCTGCCGATGGTTCCTGGGCCTTCATGTTGTTCCTCACTGAGGACGGCAGCAGCCTGATCGCGTGCACCGGTGTGCGGCGGACCCCCGTGTGAACCTCAGCCGACGACAGTCAGCCACGATGGCGGGTGCGCCGGCCGACCAAGCGCGCGTGTGCCTCGCTGTACCCCCCACCGACCTCCACCACGCTGCCAGTGCCGTCGACCAGAGCTGGGCACGACGGCTGGTCCGTGACCACGGCGCCTGAGCCCTCAGCTGGGAATCACCGGTCGTTCGAGCCGCCTTGGTGCCCTCACCAGGTGCAACAGCTGCCCGAGCCGTTGCGTCCCGCCTCCAGACCGAACCGCTATTGACCGTGGTTCCCCGCTCCATTGGGTGCCGTTCTGGTGCGCCAGTCGTACGGCGAACTCCGGTGCGGGAGGGCACGGCACTGCCCTAGTGTCCTGAGTCGTTAGTTCGTGTGCAGTACGCGGCGAGGGTGCCGAGGATGTCGTCGGCGGTCTTGGTCCACACGAACGGTTTGGGGTTCTTGTTCCACTCGTTGATCCATCGGCGGATGTCGCGTTCGAGTTCGGTGACGCTGCGGTGGGCCGAGCGGCGGAGTTTGCGGCAGGTCAGCTCGGCGAACCAGCGCTCGACGAGGTTGAGCCAGGAGGCGGAGGTGGGGGTGAAGTGCAGGTGGAAGCGGGGGTGTCGCAGCAGCCACTTCTTGACCGCTTCGGTCTTGTGGGTGGCGTAGTTGTCCAGGACCAGGTGCAGGTCCAGGTTCTTGGGTACGGCGGCGTCGATGGTCTTCAGGAAACGGAGGAACTCCTGGTGGCGGTGGCGTCGGTAGTGCTGGGCTATGACCGAGCCGGAGGCGATGTCCAGGGCGGCGAACAGGCTGGTGGTGCCGTGCCGGACGTAGTCGTGCGTCATCCGCGCCGGCGTGGTCGGCGACATGGGCAGCACCGGCTGGGTGCGGTCCAGGGCCTGGATCTGCGACTTCTCGTCCACCGCCAGCACCAGGGCGTTCTCCGGCGGGGACAGGTAGATGCCGACCACGTCGCGGACCTTGGTCACGAACTGCGGGTCGGTGGACAGCTTCCATGTCTGCACGATGTGCGGCTTGAGGCCGAACGCCCGCCAGATCCGCGAGACGGCCGACTGCGACATGCCCGCGGCTTGGGCCATCGACCGCGTCGACCAGTGCGAATCCCCCGAAGGGGGCGCCTGGTCCAGGGTCCGGGCGACCAGGGACTCCACCTGCTCGTCGGTGATCCGGCGCGGGGCACCGGAGCGCGGAGCGTCGACCAGCCCCTCAAGACGGTCGGCAGCGAACCTGGACCGCCACTTGCGCACCGTCTCCCGCGAGATACCGAGCTCTTGCGCGACCTGCGCGTTCGGGCGGCCCTCGGCACACGCCAGCACGATCCTCGCGCGCAGCACCAGGGCCTGCCCCGCGGTCCGCTTGCGCAACCAGCCCCGCAGAACCCTGCGCTCGCGCTCGGACAACTCCAATGACAACGGCTTCGGACCCGGCATCCCCCAACCCTACAACCGCCAACGAACTAACGACTCAGAACACTAGGATCGCCCTGCCTGCGTCGGCCGGCAGCTGTAGACCCGCAGCACCGGCCCGTTGTGGAGGGGGCCAGCCCGTTCGAGCCGGGCCAGGTGGGCTGACAGCCGCTTTCGGAGAGAGGCTGGGTGATCTGCGGGCTGAGCTGGGGCTTCGTCTGCCGACGAAGTGGGAGGCTACTCGACCGCAGTGCACCGGCGTTGACCGTGACTGACCGCTGCATCTGGCACAGTTGTGGCACGAACCTCAGCCCACGACAGTCAGCCACGACGGCGGGTGCGCCTGCCAACTAGGCAGTTTCGTTTGGATCATCGGGCGGAGTAGAGGAAAGATGCCTGCGGTGTGGAGCCCGGCTAGGCGGTTTCGTTTGGATCATCGGGCGGACCAGAGGAAGATGCCAGCGATGTGCAGTCCGGCCAGGTAGATGGTCGCGGTCTTCTCGTAGCGGGTGGCGATGCCGCGCCACTGCTTCAGGCGGTTGATGCACCGCTCGACGGTGTTGCGCTGCTTGTACGCCTCCCGGTCGAAGGCCGGCGGTCTGCCGCCGGCCTGTCCGCGCCGCTTCCGGTTGGCCTGCTGGTCGGCCCGTTCCGGGATCACCCCCGGATGCCGCGTCTGCGCAGGTGGTCGCGAATCTCGCGGGAGGAGCAG
It includes:
- a CDS encoding DUF4386 domain-containing protein, which translates into the protein MSPDRRTAVAAGSLFLLTEGAAIAGAILYRPLLGAADGRLAQGADTQALLGALCEMVLVVAVAGTGAALFPVLRRHGEGLALGYAFGRLLEAAVIALGIVAVLALVTLRRDAGTADGADAALVAVHDWTFLLGPNIALGLNTVLLAYLAYRARLVPRFIAVLGLVGGPLICASAVAVVFGAYAQLSVAGAAAALPVFAWELGLAGWLLVRGFGPGSDSASRADGEVADPAGARR
- a CDS encoding IS630 family transposase; amino-acid sequence: MPGPKPLSLELSERERRVLRGWLRKRTAGQALVLRARIVLACAEGRPNAQVAQELGISRETVRKWRSRFAADRLEGLVDAPRSGAPRRITDEQVESLVARTLDQAPPSGDSHWSTRSMAQAAGMSQSAVSRIWRAFGLKPHIVQTWKLSTDPQFVTKVRDVVGIYLSPPENALVLAVDEKSQIQALDRTQPVLPMSPTTPARMTHDYVRHGTTSLFAALDIASGSVIAQHYRRHRHQEFLRFLKTIDAAVPKNLDLHLVLDNYATHKTEAVKKWLLRHPRFHLHFTPTSASWLNLVERWFAELTCRKLRRSAHRSVTELERDIRRWINEWNKNPKPFVWTKTADDILGTLAAYCTRTNDSGH
- a CDS encoding TetR/AcrR family transcriptional regulator C-terminal domain-containing protein; protein product: MTPQEAARTQRIPLNRDRVLRAAVALADATGIDALSMRRLAQELGVVPMALYKHVANKEELLDGMVDAVVGEIDPPAPGPDWQRVVRGRILSARRVLLRHPWAARVIESRTGPTPAVLAYLDSMAGSFRDGGLSADLTHHAMHAMGSRLLGFSQELFDTSAPSGPPDPGLAARYPHIAELAATAAHDGGSTVGGGCDDQFEFEFTLDLLLDGFENLRRQGWTSTRKT